A window of the bacterium genome harbors these coding sequences:
- a CDS encoding transposase family protein — protein MEDTRLYAMLLGIDFPWRISKVQVEMASERIDVWVEEAAGARFSCAACRQDAPVYDHMAEQVWRHLDTCQCRTYVHAALPRTNCPKDGVKQVRAPWAEPRSQFTRMFEVRLIDTLKECDVTGVTRLAGTSWDETWG, from the coding sequence ATGGAAGACACCCGACTCTATGCGATGTTGCTGGGCATTGATTTCCCGTGGCGTATCAGCAAGGTGCAGGTGGAGATGGCTTCGGAGCGTATCGACGTTTGGGTTGAGGAAGCGGCGGGCGCGCGGTTTTCCTGCGCGGCGTGCCGGCAGGACGCCCCGGTGTACGACCACATGGCCGAGCAAGTGTGGCGGCACCTGGATACTTGCCAGTGCCGAACGTATGTGCACGCCGCCCTGCCGCGGACGAACTGTCCAAAGGACGGGGTAAAACAGGTTCGGGCGCCGTGGGCGGAGCCGAGGTCGCAATTCACGAGGATGTTTGAGGTGAGGTTGATCGACACGTTGAAGGAATGCGACGTGACGGGGGTGACGCGTCTGGCGGGCACCTCTTGGGACGAGACGTGGGGCG